A window from Theobroma cacao cultivar B97-61/B2 chromosome 3, Criollo_cocoa_genome_V2, whole genome shotgun sequence encodes these proteins:
- the LOC18604176 gene encoding uncharacterized protein LOC18604176: protein MMARIPVRFNRIAAAFNEAAMAPPVRLCESSGSDHSPEDLTDLSDLVNSFIESNCGVENDEGKIEQEKENENDGTEANWSYSETKDMLRRLMVNNICDGNEDDEVKQKILLQTKLACGSIGDMSSVGFKRQLMSRLRDKGFDAGLCKSRWEKLERHPAGSYEYVDVNVTGTRYIIEVNLAAEFEIARPTTSYTSLIDVFPRIFVGKPEELKQIVGLMCRAMRESMKSKGMKVPPWRQNRYVQAKWFAQYKRTTNEISAKKASQKNDAVTTTRSVGFETLPTVSYYCRDNIATKGGLKVGYLHAAFNSSASVGLQS from the exons ATGATGGCGAGAATTCCAGTGAGGTTCAATAGGATAGCTGCGGCTTTCAATGAAGCGGCAATGGCGCCGCCAGTACGACTATGTGAGAGTAGCGGCAGCGACCACTCTCCGGAGGATTTGACTGATCTTTCCGATCTGGTGAATTCTTTTATCGAGAGCAATTGCGGggttgaaaatgatgaggGTAAGATTGagcaagagaaagaaaatgagaacgATGGAACAGAGGCTAATTGGTCATATTCTGAGACCAAAGATATGTTAAGGCGTTTAATGGTTAATAACATATGTGATGGGAACGAAGATGATGAAGTGAAGCAAAAGATTCTACTGCAGACAAAACTTGCCTGTGGGAGTATAGGCGACATGTCCTCTGTGGGCTTTAAACGTCAGTTGATGTCTCGTTTGCGAGACAAGGGCTTTGATGCtg GACTGTGCAAATCTCGGTGGGAGAAACTTGAGCGGCACCCAGCTGGGAGTTATGAGTATGTAGATGTTAATGTGACTGGAACCCGTTACATTATTGAAGTAAATCTTGCTGCAGAATTCGAAATAGCTCGACCAACAACAAGTTACACTTCATTGATCGATGTTTTCCCACgaattttcgttggaaaacCAGAAGAACTCAAGCAGATTGTGGGGCTGATGTGCAGAGCAATGAGAGAATCGATGAAAAGTAAGGGCATGAAGGTGCCTCCTTGGAGGCAAAACAGGTACGTGCAGGCCAAGTGGTTTGCTCAGTACAAGCGTACAACCAATGAAATTTCAGCTAAAAAGGCATCACAGAAAAATGACGCAGTTACAACCACAAGATCAGTTGGGTTCGAGACGTTGCCGACAGTTTCTTACTACTGCAGAGATAATATTGCCACTAAGGGTGGTTTGAAAGTAGGTTATTTGCATGCTGCCTTTAATTCCAGCGCCAGTGTTGGTTTACAATCATAG